From the Salmo trutta chromosome 2, fSalTru1.1, whole genome shotgun sequence genome, one window contains:
- the LOC115157816 gene encoding uncharacterized protein LOC115157816: protein MTCVEKRQHVSHRNTMLHHRFPNGFTEIFLDETDREVSTLTDRAFRSLCIGDEAVYNDEFSYGYPFSCHKPLVEKPLKKTKDAGKKHKLNGAKDIQPWRQKKSMSNVLIKNSDFKDTNGDSWDKSALFSIERELSEFSSDYKNLTTKKSDKDAKSSKTKNGQSIFKLRKLNIKNFFLHSEFSPFQSWRDFNRFPFSQDGITSILPVVDNLPKWYDSPLYKQLTEAHRIETLHVEETEQQCQKPVEPPLPPPRPPPKVLPKPSAPEKRSASDTSAKGETNAPWRRNRARAKSAVPVNQLGVLCPPTETPKLVEEIPLLYKKEVKSVKVKEVEKPCSLTNTPFSISQLMTPVIPSRQATDTSEILSAVLSPSLLDLPLLDIEYVSPVISRSTSEVVKRDSYKSIASSLLFNLKDNRKRVKSRYSPPKFKTEQVDRSTLSPKLLEQRLLKYAQAPSDGIASGFSTPAILASGLSTPPILLDGLHICSPAVSESSNAGLRKYLDSDISDDYLISNLLQTKREAAGSRSPGSPFTHSKVNKCSLATKQTYPTLNLYKSPARPEMKHFSPSTSKDTLSIATHNKGLSLNISDKTKYHPSAQKKGISLNIPEKPAKEMLQRKEKDIGDQPVHTITNTAQNKVASPNLPAAQNKVSSPNLTDNAKQPTKDTVELKEEHSGEQTVNTREAITAIRETLITAQNKVLFSKRTDHTKRSTTDMTELNVKDTVEEVMKAGLEAISTARTKIFSPNRTEAVEELTMNKNNIVKTEAPQEKDDNAIVVEDRHSLHSLSVPRPSHRRIERQTTGETYPTDNTLTNGFIECAEKEKEIILSEKEKGPVKKQGRFKHIFSARQNNYIKSQRYAMKESGEKEEDDEDFEPKMEVNNKKDVDEEVHYTEKTVHKEMKDSKNKVSDLHALKELEKARLGERLIKDSENLNPEPGIDRETKAKNDLISRELRNIKRGMLSMRGNTFAKKEAFVNKEKEQTKHDVFSKIDNNVVINKSLINDNYDKAKMALEEIISERAEKCKNKVLKNKEEDVNTVPGENPDDSYNVRVQERRQARQDSIRTAAEEEQNEVRERLGYLRDHHHQTQEIITKTETKLGGNQRLDATIYPEENKLATRPIREEQENRNIINNVSDKQKYNIRSSKYSAEESDRTVARQLSIETRDDTSKNDEVVKEESQPDAHVLKPEVPPRSKKGNTKKEDSTEEEKECGNVMNIIEEDIKNREFSSRDSTNDTIQQQKNTQARGKVSNREALDAKIKAERQTDALETETTTEQDTPIIQNNPHIGLAEEDYSKHSKHPRETNTSFSLREEKDKEIKALLNESQTNKLPIREPKAEQTQHNMEQQEQPCVRRKTPLKPGKYHSKPSNQVNITTEDESIMEKETMKKSQATEESNKSVKISEDIANVDEDIRETLVSPLSNSSSINQSQQDRTSMSSKSSYFSVASSLQRNNETDSNIYHSFENLIAELEEVEEGVEDVAERVRWDLETKIEVEYYSVSDHENEEVEDKSVIPSRRDRVTSRMEDNESRAREMDKSGWLQSPMDNTNNQTPTSQSNASSPVLGKPALFKVKDNTFKHHVSPVTKTVKQVLHKTNHDPAERAPWSPRESLSGSERSEEDPLNHLKESIEIPSPYNVATTPDKHFKPKETASPHSPQSPLSPSKLKPEHSRKGQRAPWSPRECLSGSERGKKDHLDIPEPHAAATTPDKHLKPKEAKSHHATHSPLSPTKLPPENTPKGQQYGSFLTVPQEDYIHSGVSPSSEGGTSTVDIADNNPEDSKVQSGSVCSGNDTQGPGRPPVVPPKSEKALLKAMKLTTRRIRKEEKGSQPHKSRSSRSDKNKSDKSSEHKNSSSDSIDKHCSSKKQHQERTEHISHSSEKHSRGESEHQGRSSEKHRQDESERQAYKSVKHHNGVPEHQSHANEKPPQEKEEHSSHSIEKHRQGRSIDEQRHGESEHQGRKSDKQSHGDSKRQGRSSEKHSRGMQEKRFRSSDRAFSENKRQNSERSTSERTPRHRAQSMDGHIGDKVEQRIRSSETSPRDRPVQRSQHIEKSIREELSQRGRAQERSNREKPENWNHSVDSHASDVIDLTSPHPNLSRQSSYTSQFSRQSSIEHGYTSYPMTQRKLLQDPDSGQYFVVDMSVQVKTKTFFDPKTGNYVQLPVQPPEGPVSQASTMEVITAPMVLYHGSFVPVPVSSIPSQKSTVHASQLDQEDFEQRLERQRYKHTNDGHRYLEPVNGSQDHMLGEFLGTEDLYDCMS from the coding sequence ATGACCTGTGTGGAGAAGCGCCAACACGTGAGCCACCGGAACACCATGCTCCACCACCGCTTCCCCAACGGCTTCACTGAGATCTTCCTGGACGAGACGGACCGAGAGGTCAGCACGCTCACTGACCGAGCCTTCCGGAGCCTGTGCATCGGAGACGAGGCCGTGTACAATGATGAGTTTTCATATGGATACCCTTTCAGCTGTCACAAGCCCCTAGTGGAGAAGCCCCTGAAAAAGACTAAAGACGCTGGTAAAAAGCACAAACTCAATGGTGCCAAAGACATTCAACCCTGGAGGCAGAAGAAGAGCATGTCCAACGTGTTGATTAAAAATAGTGATTTCAAGGACACTAACGGGGACTCGTGGGATAAGTCGGCCCTCTTCAGCATCGAAAGGGAACTATCAGAATTCTCCTCAGATTACAAGAACCTCACAACCAAGAAATCAGACAAGGATGCAAAGTCCTCCAAGACTAAAAATGGCCAATCTATTTTCAAGCTGCGGAAGCTGAACATCAAAAACTTTTTCCTCCACAGCGAGTTCAGCCCGTTCCAATCGTGGAGGGATTTTAACCGCTTTCCGTTCAGTCAGGACGGCATCACCTCCATTCTCCCGGTGGTGGACAACCTTCCTAAATGGTACGACTCCCCTCTATACAAACAACTGACTGAGGCACATCGAATAGAAACACTGCATGTGGAGGAGACAGAGCAGCAGTGCCAGAAACCAGTCgaaccccctcttcctcctcctcgtcctccaccCAAGGTTCTGCCAAAACCCTCTGCCCCCGAGAAGAGGTCTGCGTCAGACACCTCTGCTAAGGGTGAAACCAACGCCCCCTGGAGGAGAAACAGAGCGAGAGCCAAGAGTGCTGTACCTGTCAACCAACTGGGAGTACTTTGCCCTCCCACTGAAACCCCCAAACTGGTGGAGGAGATTCCTCTGCTGTATAAAAAGGAAGTCAAGTCGGTAAAGGTGAAAGAAGTGGAGAAGCCATGCTCTTTGACCAATACTCCATTCAGCATTTCTCAGCTGATGACACCCGTAATACCGTCCAGACAGGCTACAGACACCTCAGAGATCCTGTCAGCAGtgctatctccctctctcctcgaTCTCCCCCTCCTAGACATAGAGTATGTGTCGCCAGTCATATCAAGATCGACCTCCGAGGTCGTCAAACGAGACAGCTACAAATCTATTGCGTCCAGTTTGTTGTTCAACCTCAAGGATAACAGGAAGAGGGTCAAGAGCAGGTACAGCCCGCCAAAGTTCAAAACCGAACAGGTGGATCGTAGCACTCTGTCTCCAAAGCTGCTGGAACAGAGACTACTCAAATATGCACAAGCTCCTTCTGACGGTATAGCCTCTGGCTTCAGTACACCTGCCATTCTAGCCTCCGGTTTAAGCACACCTCCCATTCTATTAGATGGACTGCATATCTGTAGCCCAGCTGTTTCAGAATCTAGCAATGCTGGTCTTAGGAAATATCTAGATTCGGATATATCAGACGATTACTTGATATCCAACTTATTGCAAACCAAAAGAGAGGCTGCGGGTAGCAGGAGCCCTGGGTCGCCCTTTACACACTCAAAGGTGAACAAGTGCTCCCTGGCTACAAAACAAACGTACCCAACTCTGAACTTGTACAAGAGTCCTGCGAGGCCAGAGATGAAACACTTCTCACCGTCAACGAGTAAGGATACTTTGTCCATTGCCACACACAACAAAGGACTTTCTCTGAATATTTCAGACAAGACAAAGTACCATCCTAGTGCACAAAAGAAAGGGATTTCTCTGAATATACCAGAAAAGCCAGCAAAAGAGATGTTGCAGCGAAAGGAGAAAGACATTGGTGACCAGCCTGTACATACAATAACGAATACAGCACAGAACAAAGTGGCATCTCCCAATTTACCTGCAGCGCAAAACAAAGTGTCGTCGCCAAATTTAACAGACAACGCTAAACAACCAACAAAAGACACAGTGGAATTGAAGGAAGAACACAGCGGTGAACAGACTGTAAATACAAGAGAAGCCATCACAGCTATTAGGGAGACATTAATTACAGCCCAAAATAAAGTGCTGTTCTCGAAAAGAACAGACCATACCAAAAGGTCAACAACGGACATGACAGAGTTAAATGTCAAAGATACAGTTGAAGAGGTTATGAAAGCCGGTTTGGAAGCAATATCCACCGCCAGAACCAAAATATTCTCTCCCAATAGAACAGAAGCTGTAGAAGAATTAACCATGAATAAGAACAACATCGTCAAAACAGAGGCCCCTCAAGAGAAAGATGACAATGCAATTGTAGTAGAGGATAGACATTCGCTTCATTCACTTTCAGTGCCAAGGCCAAGCCACAGACGGATAGAGCGACAGACAACAGGTGAAACATATCCAACTGACAACACACTCACCAACGGATTTATAGAATGTgcggaaaaagagaaagaaattaTTTTGTCAGAAAAGGAGAAGGGGCCGGTTAAAAAGCAAGGCAGGTTTAAACATATATTTTCAGCGAGACAAAACAACTATATTAAAAGCCAAAGATATGCAATGAAGGAGAGTGgcgagaaagaggaggatgacgAGGATTTTGAACCTAAAATGGAGGTAAATAATAAGAAAGATGTGGATGAAGAAGTACATTATACAGAGAAGACGGTGCACAAAGAAATGAAAGATAGCAAAAATAAAGTAAGTGACTTACATGCACTGAAAGAGCTGGAGAAGGCTAGATTGGGTGAACGCCTTATCAAGGACAGTGAGAATTTGAACCCCGAACCAGGGATAGATAGGGAGACAAAGGCGAAAAACGATTTAATTTCCAGGGAGCTTAGGAACATCAAAAGGGGTATGCTTTCAATGCGAGGAAACACATTCGCTAAAAAAGAGGCATTTGTGAACAAAGAGAAGGAGCAAACTAAGCATGATGTATTCTCAAAGATAGACAACAACGTTGTTATAAACAAGTCATTGATCAACGACAATTATGACAAGGCTAAAATGGCACTCGAGGAAATCATATCGGAAAGAGCAgagaaatgtaaaaataaagtcTTAAAGAATAAAGAAGAGGATGTCAATACAGTCCCAGGTGAGAACCCTGATGATAGTTATAATGTTAGAGTCCAAGAGCGTAGACAAGCAAGACAGGATTCTATCAGGACAGCAGCAGAGGAGGAACAAAATGAGGTGAGAGAGAGGCTAGGATATCTGAGGGATCATCATCATCAGACACAAGAAATCATTACCAAGACTGAGACAAAACTTGGTGGAAATCAGAGGTTAGATGCCACAATCTATCCTGAAGAAAATAAACTCGCGACAAGACCTATCAGGGAGGAGCAAGAGAATAGAAACATCATCAATAATGTCAGTGACAAACAAAAATACAATATTAGATCCAGCAAATACTCAGCAGAGGAGAGTGATAGAACTGTTGCGAGACAGTTATCTATTGAAACAAGAGATGACACCTCTAAAAATGATGAGGTCGTCAAAGAGGAGAGTCAACCAGACGCACACGTTCTCAAACCAGAGGTACCACCGAGGAGCaagaaagggaacactaaaaAAGAGGACAGcacagaggaagagaaagaatgTGGGAATGTTATGAATATAATTGAGGAGGATATAAAGAATAGAGAATTTTCAAGTAGGGATAGTACTAATGACACAATTCAACAACAAAAGAACACACAGGCAAGAGGCAAGGTCTCAAACAGGGAGGCCCTTGATGCAAAGATAAAAGCAGAAAGACAAACGGATGCACTTGAAACAGAGACAACGACTGAGCAAGATACGCCAATTATACAAAATAATCCCCATATTGGTTTGGCAGAAGAAGACTATTCTAAACATTCAAAGCATCCTCGTGAAACAAATACATCTTTTTCACTCAGAGAAGAGAAGGATAAGGAAATTAAGGCTCTATTAAATGAAAGCCAAACTAATAAACTTCCTATAAGGGAGCCCAAAGCAGaacaaacacaacacaatatgGAACAACAGGAACAACCCTGTGTAAGAAGGAAGACCCCTTTGAAACCAGGCAAATATCATTCAAAACCTTCAAACCAAGTAAACATCACTACTGAGGATGAATCGATAATGGAAAAAGAGACCATGAAAAAGAGTCAAGCAACTGAAGAGTCAAACAAATCAGTTAAGATTAGTGAAGATATTGCAAATGTTGATGAAGATATTAGAGAAACATTAGTGTCTCCGTTGTCAAATAGCAGTAGTATAAATCAAAGTCAACAGGATCGAACCAGTATGTCCTCGAAGTCATCATATTTCTCTGTCGCGAGTTCATTGCAAAGAAACAACGAAACTGACTCAAACATCTATCACTCTTTTGAGAATTTGATTGCTGAATTAGAGGAGGTTGAGGAAGGAGTAGAGGATGTGGCAGAACGTGTGAGATGGGATTTGGAGACAAAGATAGAAGTGGAGTATTACTCTGTAAGTGATCATGAAAATGAGGAAGTTGAAGACAAGTCAGTAATCCCTTCCAGGCGAGATAGGGTAACATCCCGGATGGAGGACAACGAGTCAAGAGCCAGAGAGATGGACAAAAGTGGATGGCTCCAGAGCCCCATGGACAACACAAACAATCAAACGCCAACATCTCAGTCCAATGCCTCTTCACCAGTTCTGGGGAAACCGGCTCTATTCAAAGTGAAAGACAACACATTCAAGCATCATGTCTCGCCTGTAACTAAGACAGTGAAACAGGTTCTGCACAAGACAAACCATGACCCAGCGGAACGTGCACCGTGGTCACCTAGGGAAAGCTTGAGTGGCTCTGAGAGGAGCGAGGAAGATCCTCTCAATCATCTTAAAGAGTCTATTGAAATACCGTCACCCTATAATGTCGCCACCACACCAGACAAACACTTCAAACCCAAAGAGACGGCATCTCCCCACTCTCCACAGTCACCGCTGTCTCCCTCAAAACTAAAGCCCGAACACAGTCGGAAAGGCCAACGTGCGCCATGGTCACCCAGGGAGTGCTTGAGTGGCTCTGAGAGGGGCAAGAAAGATCATCTTGATATCCCTGAACcccatgctgctgccaccacaccAGACAAACACCTTAAACCCAAAGAGGCTAAATCTCACCACGCTACACACTCCCCACTGTCTCCCACAAAACTGCCCCCTGAAAACACCCCAAAAGGCCAACAATATGGGTCTTTTCTCACAGTCCCTCAGGAAGATTACATACATTCGGGGGTGAGTCCATCGTCAGAAGGGGGGACAAGCACAGTGGATATAGCTGATAACAACCCAGAGGACTCCAAGGTGCAGTCTGGTTCAGTCTGCAGCGGGAATGACACCCAAGGACCCGGCAGACCCCCCGTGGTCCCTCCCAAGTCAGAGAAGGCCCTCCTCAAAGCCATGAAGCTGACCACCAGAAGGATCCGAAAGGAAGAGAAGGGAAGTCAACCACACAAGAGCCGCAGCAGTAGAAGTGATAAAAACAAGAGTGATAAATCATCGGAGCATAAAAATAGTAGCAGTGATAGTATTGACAAGCATTGTAGTAGTAAGAAGCAACATCAGGAAAGGACCGAACACATCAGCCATAGCAGTGAGAAGCACAGCCGTGGTGAATCGGAGCATCAAGGCCGTAGTAGTGAAAAGCACAGGCAGGATGAATCAGAGCGTCAAGCCTATAAGAGTGTGAAGCACCACAACGGTGTACCTGAACATCAGAGCCATGCTAATGAGAAGCCCCCGCAAGAAAAAGAAGAGCACAGCAGTCATAGTATTGAGAAACACAGGCAAGGACGCAGCATTGACGAACAGAGGCATGGTGAATCAGAGCATCAAGGCCGTAAGAGTGATAAGCAAAGTCATGGTGACTCCAAGCGTCAGGGCCGTAGTAGTGAGAAACACAGCCGAGGGATGCAAGAAAAGAGATTCCGCAGCAGCGACAGAGCTTTCAGTGAGAATAAAAGGCAAAACAGTGAGAGATCCACAAGTGAGAGAACCCCGCGTCATAGAGCTCAGAGCATGGACGGACACATCGGTGATAAAGTGGAACAGAGAATTCGTAGTAGTGAGACATCTCCTAGGGACAGACCAGTACAGAGGAGTCAGCATATTGAGAAGTCCATTAGGGAGGAGCTGTCTCAGAGGGGCCGAGCCCAAGAGAGATCCAACAGAGAGAAACCAGAGAATTGGAACCATAGTGTTGATTCCCATGCCAGTGACGTTATAGACTTGACATCCCCTCACCCTAATCTATCCCGCCAGTCCAGTTACACCAGCCAGTTCTCTCGTCAGTCCAGCATCGAGCATGGTTACACCTCCTACCCAATGACCCAACGGAAGTTGCTGCAGGATCCAGACTCGGGGCAGTATTTCGTAGTTGACATGTCCGTCCAGGTCAAAACGAAGACCTTCTTTGATCCCAAAACTGGGAATTACGTGCAGTTACctgttcagcctcctgagggccCTGTGTCTCAGGCCTCCACCATGGAGGTGATAACCGCACCTATGGTACTCTACCATGGTTCCTTTGTCCCAGTGCCTGTCTCATCCATCCCATCACAGAAATCCACTGTCCACGCCTCACAGCTGGACCAGGAAGACTTTGAACAAAGGCTGGAAAGgcagaggtataaacacacaaacgATGGCCATCGCTACCTAGAGCCAGTGAACGGCTCCCAAGATCACATGCTAGGGGAGTTCTTAGGCACTGAGGATCTTTATGACTGTATGAGCTGA
- the LOC115163233 gene encoding bone morphogenetic protein 2: MILQGLLVWLVLTLPLRTVSMFTIYYDEESKENVWKENRLDITKSAKKMDELFNPMDLPESSSVPHRKAPQFMLDLFNSVADSNGIPRNSEKLEGNVVRSFEDRGHAGGRFHFFNLSSFARDERMIKAEFRWFRQKQRLFLGQAYGPHFYKVDLYEVLDNRVKPWRGNLITSRLLPLYTQGWEVFNVTQTVSNWIRNSEENNGILVVITLPSGKWIESVLQSSERQGESPAENAFLVIFSDDGRGSTTNQSLNQGHVSHDTAHDSPVKVLRQDSGSRRRRAAPSYPRSRPMSCQRIPLFVDFEEIGWAGWIISPRGYNAYHCKGSCPFPLGESLRATNHATVQSIMHALKLSSDVNTPCCVPDQLQSISLLYFDDEENVVLKQYDDMVAVGCGCH, encoded by the exons ATGATATTACAGGGTCTACTCGTCTGGCTAGTCCTCACATTACCGCTAAGAACCGTGTCCATGTTCACTATCTATTATGACGAAGAATCCAAAGAAAATGTTTGGAAAGAGAACCGTTTGGATATAACAAAGTCGGCTAAGAAGATGGACGAATTGTTCAATCCGATGGATTTGCCCGAGAGCTCTTCAGTGCCGCATAGAAAGGCACCTCAGTTTATGCTGGACTTGTTCAACTCAGTGGCGGACTCCAATGGAATCCCCAGGAACTCGGAGAAACTAGAGGGCAATGTGGTGCGGAGCTTCGAGGACAGAG GACATGCCGGTGGAAGGTTTCATTTCTTCAATTTGTCCTCATTTGCCAGAGATGAGAGAATGATCAAAGCAGAATTTCGCTGGTTCAGGCAAAAACAACGACTTTTCCTTGGGCAGGCATATGGACCCCATTTTTACAAG GTGGACCTATATGAGGTGTTGGACAACAGAGTAAAACCTTGGAGAGGGAATCTAATCACGTCAAGACTGTTGCCTTTATACACTCAGGGATGGGAAGTCTTCAACGTCACACAAACA GTGTCCAACTGGATTCGCAACAGTGAGGAGAATAATGGTATTCTGGTGGTTATTACTCTGCCATCGGGGAAATGGATAGAGTCCGTCCTGCAGTcttcagagagacagggagaatcaCCTGCGGAGAATGCTTTCCTGGTTATATTCTCAGACGACGGAAGAGGCTCGACCACTAATCAATCACTAAATCAAG GACATGTCAGCCACGACACCGCACATGACAGTCCTGTGAAGGTATTGCGTCAAGACAGCGGGAGCAGAAGGAGGCGCGCAGCCCCAAGTTATCCCCGCAGCCGCCCCATGTCCTGCCAGCGTATCCCCCTCTTTGTGGACTTCGAGGAGATCGGCTGGGCAGGCTGGATCATCTCTCCACGGGGGTACAATGCTTACCACTGCAAGGGCTCCTGCCCGTTCCCACTCGGAGAGAGTCTCCGCGCCACGAATCATGCGACTGTGCAGTCCATCATGCATGCGCTAAAGCTCTCCAGCGACGTGAATACACCATGCTGCGTGCCTGACCAACTCCAGTCCATCAGCCTTCTCTATTTTGACGACGAGGAAAACGTGGTTCTTAAACAGTATGACGATATGGTGGCAGTCGGCTGTGGCTGTCATTGA